A portion of the Chloroflexota bacterium genome contains these proteins:
- the nrdR gene encoding transcriptional regulator NrdR: MICPHCGDLNSRVVDTRSTGDGIRRRRECQICHRRFTTYENVAASLLIVKSNGQREPYDRQKLMHGILVACAKRPISQVAIEDMVDSIEDGLARQGRAEVKSDVVGTLVLDHLQRLDAMAYIRFAMVYLQMKDLEALQEHIGRLLLSR, from the coding sequence ATGATTTGTCCACACTGCGGTGATCTCAATTCTCGTGTTGTTGATACCCGGTCCACCGGCGACGGCATTCGCCGAAGGCGCGAATGTCAGATATGTCACCGACGGTTTACCACTTACGAGAATGTTGCAGCGTCGCTCTTGATCGTGAAAAGTAATGGCCAGCGGGAGCCCTATGACCGCCAGAAGCTCATGCATGGGATTTTGGTGGCGTGCGCCAAGCGGCCAATCTCCCAGGTCGCCATCGAAGACATGGTGGACTCCATCGAGGATGGGCTGGCTCGCCAGGGCAGGGCAGAGGTCAAGAGCGATGTGGTCGGAACTCTGGTGCTGGATCATTTACAAAGACTGGATGCCATGGCGTACATTCGATTTGCCATGGTTTATCTTCAAATGAAGGATCTCGAGGCGCTACAGGAGCATATTGGTCGTTTGCTCCTGTCTCGTTAG
- a CDS encoding YdcF family protein, with translation MTSLFIVLSCLGLALLGWQINLLGSQENAQPADAIVILGAGVNSDGSPGSDLLSRTYHGMDLYNEGLAPVVLCAGGAAGDRLSAAAVACRFAVEELGLPPGSARIVPDADAWTTAQEAAAVAKLAEQTGWSSVILVSHPLHLFRAQWLFEREGLDVFSSPTNTNLNRIFPPLRAWYTFREAGGVIYESLEDLRDELDM, from the coding sequence ATGACCTCGTTGTTCATTGTTTTATCCTGTCTTGGGCTGGCACTTTTAGGTTGGCAGATCAACCTGCTGGGAAGCCAGGAGAACGCTCAACCAGCTGATGCGATTGTGATCCTTGGCGCCGGCGTGAATTCGGACGGAAGCCCCGGTTCTGATCTGTTGAGCCGTACTTATCACGGCATGGACCTGTACAATGAGGGATTGGCGCCCGTTGTATTGTGTGCCGGCGGTGCAGCGGGAGACCGGCTCTCGGCTGCTGCCGTAGCATGCCGCTTTGCTGTGGAAGAGCTCGGCCTGCCACCTGGCAGCGCGCGGATTGTCCCGGATGCCGATGCCTGGACCACGGCGCAGGAAGCTGCTGCTGTGGCAAAGCTGGCAGAACAAACGGGTTGGAGTTCGGTTATCCTGGTCAGCCATCCGTTGCATCTGTTTCGGGCCCAATGGCTCTTCGAGCGCGAGGGATTGGACGTTTTTTCCAGTCCGACCAACACCAATCTGAACCGCATTTTTCCGCCCCTGCGCGCCTGGTATACCTTCCGGGAGGCCGGAGGGGTGATCTATGAATCGCTGGAAGACTTACGGGATGAGTTGGATATGTGA
- a CDS encoding ATP-binding protein: MRLVLAAEDGLNVVSCDRLVARLAQEKAISAPEITIDLRSAAFVDPFGAAFLVLIVRQIASRVPRLVCVLPMAERAQRSVVRMGLVRLLGQVAEVRNLPSSRDHFGQGITLPLSAIRTRVDVKSLLEFFIEQARQKLGYDLSDVLDATKVVSELCYNVVDHSGSEGLAVAQVAQDRRGQRFVSLAVVDPGVGIRASLARRFPEAAEWQHGEAIDRALGGLSSRPKGGGVGLRSVETVVRRYGGRLTIRSGDDRLLISAERRARIISTSEFYGTQVGISFSQK, encoded by the coding sequence ATGCGTCTTGTTTTGGCGGCTGAAGATGGGCTGAACGTCGTATCCTGTGATCGCCTGGTGGCCCGTCTTGCTCAGGAAAAGGCCATCTCGGCGCCTGAAATCACCATCGATCTTCGGTCCGCAGCCTTTGTTGATCCCTTCGGCGCCGCGTTCCTGGTGCTGATTGTCCGGCAAATTGCGTCCCGCGTCCCGCGGCTGGTCTGTGTACTGCCGATGGCTGAACGAGCCCAACGATCCGTGGTGCGAATGGGCCTTGTACGATTGCTTGGTCAGGTTGCCGAAGTGCGAAACCTGCCATCCAGCCGGGATCACTTTGGCCAGGGAATTACGTTACCTTTGAGCGCGATTCGCACTCGAGTTGATGTCAAGAGCTTGCTCGAATTTTTTATCGAACAAGCCAGACAAAAACTCGGTTACGATCTGAGCGATGTTCTGGATGCGACCAAGGTCGTTTCGGAACTCTGCTACAATGTGGTGGATCATAGCGGAAGTGAAGGACTGGCAGTTGCCCAGGTTGCCCAGGATCGACGAGGGCAGCGATTCGTTTCTCTGGCAGTGGTCGATCCCGGTGTCGGGATCAGGGCCAGCCTCGCAAGGCGCTTTCCCGAGGCTGCTGAATGGCAACACGGGGAAGCGATCGATCGGGCTCTGGGTGGCCTGAGCAGCCGGCCCAAGGGTGGTGGCGTGGGCCTGCGTAGCGTCGAGACTGTGGTGCGACGCTACGGCGGTCGCCTGACCATTCGCTCCGGTGATGATCGATTGCTGATTTCTGCGGAACGACGAGCACGGATCATATCGACAAGCGAGTTTTACGGTACCCAGGTCGGAATTAGTTTTAGCCAGAAATAG
- the ftsZ gene encoding cell division protein FtsZ, producing the protein MARKSAREAQPSYVDNFAKIRVVGVGGGGSNAVNRMIDAGIQGVEFIVINTDAQALLEANAPQRMRIGDKLTRGLGAGGDPELGEKAALESAEDVVSVVDGADMVFVTAGIGGGTGTGAAPVVARVAREAGALTIGVVTRPFSFEGTRRRRVADEGIMRLKEEVDTLIVIPNDRLLQIVDKKASIREAFTVADDVLRQGIQGISELITIPGLINLDFADVRAVMQDGGSALMAIGTANGENRAQEAAEQAIASKLLDVSIDGAQAILFNVTGGMDMTLHEVNEAAEIIRATTHPESNIIFGAVLDPTMEDDVRVTVIATGFDQAADAQKPISTIAPLPAETATERSEKTVPFPVRTYNPDDLEIPAFLRRKRQQQA; encoded by the coding sequence ATGGCTCGAAAATCTGCAAGAGAAGCACAACCGTCCTACGTTGACAACTTCGCCAAGATTCGAGTTGTCGGGGTGGGCGGCGGCGGCAGCAATGCCGTGAACCGCATGATCGACGCCGGAATCCAGGGTGTGGAGTTCATTGTCATCAATACCGATGCGCAGGCACTGCTGGAAGCCAATGCACCACAGCGCATGCGCATTGGCGACAAGCTGACCCGCGGCCTGGGGGCTGGCGGCGATCCCGAGCTGGGCGAGAAGGCCGCCCTCGAATCTGCCGAAGATGTTGTGTCAGTGGTCGACGGTGCTGACATGGTGTTTGTAACTGCCGGCATCGGCGGTGGCACCGGCACCGGTGCGGCACCGGTCGTGGCTCGGGTCGCTCGAGAAGCCGGAGCCCTGACCATCGGCGTCGTTACGCGTCCCTTCTCCTTTGAAGGAACGCGTCGCCGGCGAGTTGCCGACGAGGGCATCATGCGGCTGAAGGAAGAAGTCGATACCCTGATCGTCATCCCCAATGACCGGCTGCTTCAAATCGTGGACAAAAAAGCATCCATTCGGGAAGCGTTCACGGTAGCGGATGACGTGTTGAGGCAAGGTATCCAGGGAATCAGCGAACTGATTACGATCCCTGGCCTTATCAACCTGGACTTCGCGGATGTGCGAGCGGTGATGCAGGACGGCGGCTCTGCGTTGATGGCCATTGGTACGGCCAACGGTGAAAACCGGGCACAGGAGGCAGCCGAACAGGCCATTGCCAGCAAGCTTCTGGATGTCAGCATCGACGGCGCCCAGGCAATTCTGTTCAACGTAACTGGTGGCATGGACATGACCCTCCACGAGGTCAACGAGGCGGCGGAGATCATCCGGGCCACGACTCACCCCGAGTCCAATATCATCTTCGGTGCTGTTCTCGATCCGACGATGGAGGATGACGTGCGGGTGACGGTCATCGCGACTGGTTTCGATCAGGCCGCCGATGCCCAAAAGCCAATCAGCACGATCGCCCCTCTGCCCGCGGAGACGGCCACCGAGCGAAGCGAAAAAACTGTTCCCTTCCCGGTCAGGACCTACAATCCGGACGACCTGGAGATTCCCGCGTTTCTGCGGCGAAAGCGCCAGCAGCAAGCCTAG
- a CDS encoding adenosylcobalamin-dependent ribonucleoside-diphosphate reductase produces MDRPIRIGPNGLDVLQRRYIRKGPDGEPIETVSEMFWRVAYNVALPEETWGEQPESIAGSFYDLLTDLRFFPNSPTFTGAGTPLGQLAACFVLAIDDDMGKDSAEGIFSTLRTAALIQQTGGGNGFSFSRLRPKGDPVNSSAGVASGPVGFLKVYDAAFGEIAQGGTRRGANMGVLRIDHPDIEEFIAAKAEEGSVTNFNISVGVTDVFMEAVQSDGDFDLVSPRSAVPIRSVRARDLFAKIVHHAYRNGEPGVLFVDAANRSNPVPHLYELEATNPCGEQWLGPYENCCLGSVNLSEHVTREGQVDWDKLEQTVLLATRFLDDVVSANKYVPAVSALKEAAHRVRRIGLGIMGLADMMYKLHVRYGSDESIDLAGQAMEFVRFHAMRASIDLARERGAFPAITGSIYDPENLQWQPPTPLKPYTSSYGRPELDWGAIEAGIKSHGIRNGAQTTVAPTGTIGTVTGCEGYGCEPVFALAYTRYVKEQQGDVPLTYVSPLFMAALDGAGLLAEERQEIIDSILLNGTCQQVEGLPEDLRNTFVVSQDVTPAEHVMMQAALQRFVDNSISKTCNFSPDAVPQDVEAAYMMAWELGCKGLTVYVTGSRSDVVLEINATAQRRALSQSEQNMNGQASLDETLNALPHEYDSPVGLEGDAPESSNAVELLPYDAKRPRPRRLHGSTYRRLTPLGTAYVTVNDTEDNEPFEVFMNVGKAGSDVAAVSEALGRLISLILRIPSSLTPTERIQQVVYQMNGIGGGRHLGFGPHRVRSLPDAIAQVLEDHLSEAPPPPPEPAGEQLTLPMPRQIGDLCPDCGNSTLLNVEGCRKCHVCGYSEC; encoded by the coding sequence ATGGATCGACCTATCAGAATCGGGCCGAATGGGCTGGATGTGTTGCAACGCCGTTATATCCGAAAAGGGCCCGATGGGGAACCGATTGAGACGGTATCTGAGATGTTTTGGCGGGTGGCCTACAACGTGGCGTTACCCGAGGAAACCTGGGGCGAGCAACCAGAGAGCATTGCAGGCAGCTTCTATGATCTGTTGACAGATCTACGGTTTTTCCCCAATTCTCCCACGTTCACCGGCGCAGGAACCCCGTTGGGGCAATTGGCTGCCTGTTTTGTCCTGGCCATCGACGACGACATGGGCAAGGACTCGGCTGAAGGCATTTTCAGCACGCTTCGCACTGCGGCATTGATCCAGCAGACCGGTGGCGGTAACGGGTTCAGCTTCAGCCGTCTTCGGCCCAAAGGTGATCCTGTGAACAGCAGCGCCGGCGTGGCAAGCGGGCCTGTTGGCTTCCTCAAGGTATATGATGCCGCGTTTGGCGAGATTGCTCAGGGTGGTACGCGACGCGGCGCCAATATGGGTGTGCTGCGCATTGACCATCCTGATATCGAAGAATTCATCGCAGCCAAGGCGGAAGAAGGCTCTGTGACCAACTTCAATATTTCGGTCGGTGTCACCGATGTCTTCATGGAAGCCGTGCAATCGGATGGGGATTTCGATCTGGTGAGTCCTCGCTCTGCTGTCCCGATCCGCTCGGTGCGGGCACGGGACCTTTTCGCTAAGATCGTCCATCATGCCTACCGCAACGGGGAGCCAGGGGTGCTTTTTGTTGACGCCGCCAACCGCAGTAATCCGGTCCCTCACCTGTACGAGCTCGAGGCCACAAACCCGTGTGGCGAGCAGTGGCTGGGACCTTATGAAAACTGTTGCCTGGGTTCTGTCAATCTTTCGGAACACGTTACCCGGGAGGGGCAGGTTGATTGGGATAAACTGGAGCAGACGGTCCTGTTGGCCACCCGCTTTCTCGATGATGTTGTCAGTGCGAATAAATATGTGCCGGCGGTGTCAGCATTGAAGGAGGCTGCCCACCGGGTTCGACGCATTGGGTTAGGCATTATGGGCCTCGCGGACATGATGTATAAGCTTCATGTACGCTATGGATCCGACGAATCGATCGACCTGGCAGGGCAGGCCATGGAGTTTGTACGTTTTCATGCCATGCGAGCCTCCATCGATCTGGCCAGGGAGCGGGGAGCATTTCCGGCAATCACCGGATCAATCTACGATCCCGAGAACCTTCAATGGCAACCACCCACACCGCTCAAGCCCTACACCTCCAGCTATGGACGCCCGGAATTGGATTGGGGTGCCATTGAAGCCGGCATCAAGAGCCACGGCATTCGTAATGGGGCACAGACCACTGTGGCTCCTACGGGGACCATTGGCACTGTGACGGGCTGTGAAGGTTATGGTTGTGAGCCGGTATTTGCACTGGCCTACACCCGCTACGTCAAAGAGCAACAGGGTGACGTTCCCCTGACCTATGTGAGCCCTCTCTTCATGGCTGCACTGGACGGGGCGGGGCTTTTGGCTGAAGAGCGCCAGGAAATCATCGATAGCATTCTTCTGAACGGTACCTGCCAGCAGGTCGAAGGGCTTCCGGAGGATCTGCGAAACACCTTTGTCGTCAGCCAGGACGTCACTCCTGCCGAGCACGTGATGATGCAGGCAGCGCTGCAACGATTTGTGGACAATAGCATCTCCAAGACCTGTAATTTTTCACCGGATGCGGTCCCCCAGGATGTTGAAGCTGCCTATATGATGGCGTGGGAGTTGGGTTGTAAGGGATTGACCGTCTACGTGACCGGCAGCCGATCCGACGTGGTTCTCGAGATCAATGCAACGGCGCAACGCAGGGCACTTTCCCAATCGGAGCAGAACATGAACGGTCAGGCCTCGCTGGACGAGACGCTAAATGCGCTGCCTCACGAGTACGATTCTCCGGTTGGCCTGGAAGGGGATGCACCAGAATCATCGAACGCTGTAGAACTGTTGCCGTACGATGCCAAACGGCCGCGGCCACGGCGCTTGCATGGCAGTACCTACCGGCGGTTGACCCCTCTGGGCACCGCGTATGTCACGGTCAACGACACCGAGGACAATGAACCCTTCGAGGTGTTCATGAATGTGGGTAAGGCCGGCTCTGATGTGGCCGCCGTCAGCGAGGCCCTGGGTCGGCTAATAAGCCTGATCCTGCGCATCCCAAGTTCGCTCACGCCCACTGAACGTATACAACAGGTGGTTTATCAGATGAACGGCATCGGCGGTGGACGCCATCTCGGCTTTGGCCCTCATCGGGTTCGCAGCCTTCCCGATGCCATCGCTCAGGTTCTGGAAGATCATTTGTCGGAAGCGCCGCCACCCCCGCCTGAACCCGCTGGTGAACAGCTGACCTTGCCCATGCCACGCCAGATCGGAGATCTCTGTCCCGACTGTGGGAACAGTACTCTTCTGAATGTGGAGGGCTGCCGCAAGTGTCACGTGTGCGGATACAGCGAATGCTAG